In the Kiritimatiellia bacterium genome, GCGCCGCTCTTTCATGGAGCCGTGGGCCATGTAGACCTCGCAGCCGATGATCGGGCGGATCCCCGCATCCTTCGCCTGCTTGTAAAAATCCACGATCCCGTACAACACCCCGTGGTCGGTGATAGCCAACGCGCTCATGCCGAGCTTCTTCGCCTGCTCGATCGCTCGGCCGATTCGGCAGCAGCCATCCAAAAGGCTGTACTCGGTATGGAAATGGAGATGGACAAATGGGACAGTCGCCGACATGGGGTACCTTATATAGCATTCCCACCCAGTCTCACGAAAGCAACCGCCTTGCTGCTGCGCTCTTCCTCCGGCCAAGGGGCCTGACTCTCGCGCGGCCTCAACTCGGATGCGACGGCGTGCGACAGTACAACTTTGCGCTCCATTGATACAAAAATGATGTATCCGCAATCACGGCATGGGAGGTATGCGAAAAAAAACGGACGGCGCCATGCGCCGTCCGTCGTCGATGTTCGATTGGACTTCCGGCCCTAGGTCAGGGCTTCCGCGAGGCGCCACCGGGGGGCGCGCTCGCGACGCGCCATCCGCGCCGTCTTCCTCTTCCGAAGAAGCTGCTCGACCTTTTCAACTAGCAAATCGACCGCTTCCAGCGGCTGTGATGCCTTCTGTACGGCACTAACATCGTTGCCCGGCACCTCCATGCGCACGTGCGCCTCGAACTGGGTCGGTGACGGGTGAGCACTCGCGCGCTTGAGAGTCACGCGGGCTCGCAGGGCGCGGCCCGCATAGTGCTCAAGACGGGCCACTTTCTCGATCGTTTTCTCTCTCAGAGGTTCCGTCAGTCGGAACCCTTCCGCGTGCACCAGGATGTCCATACTCATGCGCTTCCCCTTTCTTTTTCTTTTGGTTCTTGGAGGCGTGGGTTGGACGCCTTCCCCAAATAGGTGAAGCAATCTTCATGCCGGATCGGCGCGCCCAGATTCGGAATCCGATTCAGGGCGGTAATAATCTTGTTCTGAATGCGGAGAGATAGGCGCCGCCCTCGGCGCGCCTTGGCGACCTGTTTGTGCGTCAGCCCGAGATCGGACGCTAGATGAACCAAATCCGAATTGCGAAGACCGAGCTGAAGCATGAGCGCGTCAATCGGTTGGACACCGACATTCACCAAAAGGTTCGACACGGCAGAAGCCTGTGCGTTCGAACGGCTTCTCGGCGCGCGCCGCTCTCCAACATAAGGCCCCGTTACCCTGCCCCGAGCTTCTATCGGCCCACTTCGGAGACCGCCTCGCAAATTCGCCATTGATCTTCAGCTGCCTATCGGACAGTGTACCCCTCGCACTTCATCAATTCAAGCGCGTGGAGGAGAGATATGTTCCGTTTAGGCATCTGTATGATCTGCATGGGTGTGCTGAACAGCGCTGCACAGGAAGCTGACCTATCCTCGGTCTTCAAGGCGATTGGCGCGATGCAATCGGCCCAAACCAATGAGGCGGTTCAAGTGGCCGATTTCCGAGCCATGCGCGCGTTGCTCCCGAATTCGATCGGAGGCTACAAACGGAAGGAAAGTGGTGGCGAAAAGACCTCTTTTATGGGAATAACCACCTCATACGCCGAAGGCCGCTACGAGCAGGGGGAGGCCCGAATGACCGTCAAAATGACCGACTACGGCGGGACAGGCCTCGCGGGAATGCTGGCGGCCGCATGGACGATGTCCGAGGTGGATCGGGAGACCGAGACGGGTTTTGAGCGTACGGTGGACATCAGTGGACACCGCGCGCTAGAAAAATTCGATCACTCCGCCCGTTCGGGCGAACTCAAGATCCTCGTGGCCGACCGATATATGGTCGAGATTTCCGTTTACGGCGGAAAGCCGGAGGATCTGCGATCCGCGGCAGAGGCGATTCCTGTTCAGAAGCTAGCTGAGCTGAAATAGACTTCCTTCGGGGGGGGCGCTATGGGGCTGTCGGGTTTTGTTCTCGGGCTATGCGCATGATCCGAATCCCCATTCCTCAGCGGGCTGCGGTGCGAATGGCCCTGCTCGCCATGGCGTGGGCCGTAGTCATTCTGATCTTTGCGCTGGCCTACCGAACAGCTTCAAAGGCAATTCTGGATGAAATCCGCGCACAGGCGAAAGCGGTGGCCATTGCGCTGGCGGCAGCGATCGATCCCGACGATGTGACCGCCATTCGAGAGCCTGCCGACGTGGGTCTTCCCTCCTTGGCGAAAATTCAACGGCTGCTTTCCGCGGTCACGGATGCGAATCCGGACATCCGATACGTTTACGTGATGCGAAGGGATCCGACACCCGGGGCTCCTCCCTCCTCCTACGTCTATGTCGTGGACGAACCGGAGCGCGACCGGAACGGCAACGGACAAATCGATCCGGACGAGCGCAGCCAGCCGCCGGGCACCCCCTATGACGCATCCGCTTTCCCCGCCATGGTCTCGGCGTGGGACGGGCCCTCGGCGGACGAAGAGGTGACAGCCGACCCGCCCTATCCCGATTCCATCTCCGGCTACGCGCCGATCCGCGATGCGGCGGGCCAGACCGTTGCAATTGTGGGCGTGGACATCCTGGCCGAAACCGTCCATTTGAAAAAAGCGGCAGTTCGCCGCGCTGCGGTAGTGCTGGCCCTTGCGATGAATGCGCTGATCACGATGGTGCTTGTGCTTTATCGCCGCGAGCATCTTGCGATGGTCGAGAACCGAGCGCTCGCACGCGAACTTGCGTTCCGTAATGAAGTTTTGCAGGACACGAACCGCGAGCTGGAGCGTCTCAACCGACAGTACGAAGAAGAACTTGCCCTCGCGCGAGACGTTCAGCTCGGCCTATTGCCGCGGGATTTGCCGCGCCACGCCCGTCTCGCATTCGAGCGCTGCTTCGTCACCTGCGCGATGCTGGGCGGCGACCTCTATGATGTCTTCACGCTATCGGGCAATCGGATTGCCCTCTACGTGGCGGACGTGTCCGGCCACGGCGCCGGCGCCGCGCTGATTTCCGGACTGATCAAGATGGCCGTCGCCGGCATGAAGGGGGACCGCACTGGCTCGGACATCCTCGAGCGGCCTGCCAGGGTCATCGCGCGGATTAATGAGCTTGTGGCGCGGGAGCTGCCGCCGGACAAGTTCGTCACGATGATCTACGCTGTCATCGACATCGCTTCGCCTTCGATCACATGCCGGGTCGCGTCGGCAGGGCACCCTCCGCCGATCCATATTCGTGCGGCCGCCAGCGATGCATTCCCCGTCCCGATCCAAAGCGGCCCCGCCCTGGTCTTCTTTGAACAGGCCGATTGGCCGGAAAGCGA is a window encoding:
- a CDS encoding HPF/RaiA family ribosome-associated protein — protein: MSMDILVHAEGFRLTEPLREKTIEKVARLEHYAGRALRARVTLKRASAHPSPTQFEAHVRMEVPGNDVSAVQKASQPLEAVDLLVEKVEQLLRKRKTARMARRERAPRWRLAEALT
- a CDS encoding PP2C family protein-serine/threonine phosphatase produces the protein MIRIPIPQRAAVRMALLAMAWAVVILIFALAYRTASKAILDEIRAQAKAVAIALAAAIDPDDVTAIREPADVGLPSLAKIQRLLSAVTDANPDIRYVYVMRRDPTPGAPPSSYVYVVDEPERDRNGNGQIDPDERSQPPGTPYDASAFPAMVSAWDGPSADEEVTADPPYPDSISGYAPIRDAAGQTVAIVGVDILAETVHLKKAAVRRAAVVLALAMNALITMVLVLYRREHLAMVENRALARELAFRNEVLQDTNRELERLNRQYEEELALARDVQLGLLPRDLPRHARLAFERCFVTCAMLGGDLYDVFTLSGNRIALYVADVSGHGAGAALISGLIKMAVAGMKGDRTGSDILERPARVIARINELVARELPPDKFVTMIYAVIDIASPSITCRVASAGHPPPIHIRAAASDAFPVPIQSGPALVFFEQADWPESEFRVEPGDKLAFFTDGIPEAMNERHEEFGDDRLLELLRTHGREPAPSLMERVNRALAAHRGTNAVSDDYTLLIAEFLA